Proteins found in one Fusarium oxysporum Fo47 chromosome V, complete sequence genomic segment:
- a CDS encoding P-loop containing nucleoside triphosphate hydrolase protein gives MAGAKKKKKPAANPARGFATTSVASKPRPEVAESESKPVTIKGQSAPPSTQKDAPPSSSATTGDATTNSATQETALSPEEFEKQLEESELQLLVEKHAAKTKKDAQRQRNRLDTDRRLLRGQADSINSFKWLPPDLMDHILDLVQAENRFAASSLSSSENAGAGKVPPEEDMVIRLWTLQQTLIAAEFPKDRVAAAIRYILDIAPNVASTNRDSIWGLEEALDWLARECKIGELPSYEPRSKPIPKSTTDTPQDSPIPSRSSTPRQTDTRNGRRNKPPGSNARSVKGSSPSKKLVVACDSDIEADELVPKYLETKAKLLEHERGKGRPDSSKTSESDEELAVAKLKAKIRKIENDVLFDKYEAEQRWKAQRIDLERRLAAEKQEYQAQSEVIPARADETPHEQVENDDINDEAERIAAEVLAEGHDEDEDDIGGLFASLPQNEVDASTGESRTIVNSADGNRITIRDFGKWTGISPRRALEEACRSRDSSARISYSFVSDASFANRHSLDITWTKPQEVPPLAASSDVQFVADPYRFTFTMIGIATPDAKQSESYISTVALFYAFSGNAKDEKVVIRLPHVWKDVWAELAEARKAQIDEQDRDVVRDLRALVRQRHDQELEDGVIIQGAFRGRGAKHTHDSGDDGGQDRSRQNAANGEYYQKIWAEKSSTRKFQMMLQSRMQLPMWNFREQVLTAVDENQVIIVCGETGCGKSTQVPSFLLEHQLSQGKPCKVYCTEPRRISAISLARRVSEELGENRNDLGTNRSLVGYSIRLEANTSRETRLVYATTGIVMRMLEGSNDLQEVTHLVLDEVHERSIDSDFLLIVLKKLLIRRKDLKVVLMSATVDADRFSAYLGGAPVLNVPGRTFPVQVRYLEDAVELTGYTPADSEPDKMVDLDDDPAESEGENTKSDISKSLSGYTARTRSTLAQIDEYRIEFDLILQLIAQIAVDEHLQNFSKAILVFLPGIAEIRTLNDMLLGDPRFAKDWLVYPLHSTIATEDQESAFLVPPSGIRKIVLATNIAETGITIPDVTCVIDTGKHREMRFDERRQLSRLIDTFISRANAKQRRGRAGRVQEGLCFHMFTKFRHDQLMSDQQTPEMLRLSLQDLAIRVKICKIGGIEETLGDALDPPSAKNIRRAVDALVDVRALTQAEELTPLGHQLARLPLDVFLGKLILYGVIFKCLDMAITSAAILSSKSPFSAPFGQRTQADNARMAFRRGDSDLLTIYNAYLAWKRVCQSAGGGGGKEFQFCRKNFLSQQTLANIEDLKGQLLTSLADSGFLSLTEDERRALSRARFSGGRGRRQQQFYDIPRRVNLNSDNDVVSASVIAWSFYPKILVRDVPGSKGLRNIGTNQSISLHPSSVNRGRHDLRWLSYYHIMQSRAVYHAHEATAVEAFAIALLCGDVRCDMYSGVIVLDGNRGRFAVPDWKTMLVMKVLRTRLRELLTRSFKQPGKLPTAQQEKWLDVWQRIFTQDFQDRSTAGIMSKG, from the exons ATGGCGGGtgcgaaaaagaaaaagaagcccGCCGCTAACCCAGCTCGAGGGTTCGCAACTACATCGGTTGCTTCCAAGCCCAGACCTGAGGTTGCCGAGTCTGAATCGAAGCCTGTGACTATCAAAGGCCAATCTGCCCCTCCATCGACCCAGAAGGATGCCCCTCCATCCTCGTCCGCAACCACTGGCGATGCAACTACCAATTCTGCAACCCAGGAGACGGCCCTCAGCCCCGAAGAGTTCGAGAAGCAGTTGGAGGAATCTGAGCTACAATTGCTCGTGGAGAAACATGCAGCCAAAACAAAGAAAGATGCTCAACGGCAACGGAACCGTCTCGATACTGACCGTCGACTCCTTCGTGGCCAGGCCGATTCTATCAATAGTTTTAAATGGCTACCGCCAGATTTGATGGATCACATACTCGACCTCGTGCAAGCAGAAAATCGATTTGCAGCTTCTAGCCTGTCCTCCTCAGAAAATGCTGGCGCTGGGAAGGTGCCTCCTGAAGAAGACATGGTCATCCGCCTCTGGACATTACAACAGACCCTGATCGCAGCAGAATTCCCCAAAGACCGAGTGGCGGCTGCGATAAGATATATCCTCGATATAGCACCTAATGTCGCATCGACAAATCGAGATTCTATCTGGGGGCTTGAAGAGGCCCTCGACTGGCTAGCCAGAGAATGCAAGATTGGAGAACTGCCGAGTTACGAACCTAGATCGAAGCCGATCCCGAAAAGCACCACTG ATACTCCCCAGGACAGTCCGATACCGAGCCGCTCTAGTACTCCTCGACAAACTGATACTCGGAACGGCCGTAGAAACAAGCCACCTGGGAGCAACGCTCGATCAGTCAAGGGTTCTTCACCTAGCAAAAAACTGGTGGTAGCTTGTGATAGTGACATagaagctgatgagcttgttccAAAATACCTGGAGACTAAAGCCAAATTGCTAGAACACGAGCGCGGAAAGGGCCGACCAGATAGCTCAAAGACATCGGAATCGGACGAAGAACTTGCTGTTGCCAAGCTCAAAGCTAAGATTAGGAAGATCGAAAATGATGTTCTTTTCGATAAGTATGAAGCCGAGCAACGGTGGAAAGCCCAAAGAATCGATCTTGAAAGGCGACTGGCTGCCGAGAAGCAAGAATACCAAGCTCAATCCGAGGTGATACCAGCCAGGGCGGATGAAACTCCTCATGAGCAGGTGGAAAATGATGACATTAACGATGAAGCTGAGCGTATTGCCGCCGAAGTCCTGGCCGAGGGGcatgatgaggatgaagatgatatcGGCGGATTATTTGCATCTCTGCCACAAAATGAGGTTGACGCAAGCACAGGCGAAAGCCGCACAATTGTGAACTCAGCCGATGGAAATCGAATTACAATTCGCGATTTTGGGAAGTGGACGGGCATTAGTCCTCGAAGGGCACTCGAGGAAGCATGCCGTTCGAG GGACTCATCGGCGAGAATTTCATACTCTTTTGTATCAGATGCTTCCTTCGCAAATCGTCATTCCTTGGATATTACCTGGACCAAACCTCAAGAAGTGCCACCACTGGCGGCCTCATCTGACGTACAATTTGTAGCGGACCCATATAGATTCACTTTCACGATGATCGGTATTGCAACACCAGATGCTAAGCAGTCCGAATCTTATATTTCCACAGTGGCCTTGTTTTATGCCTTCAGCGGCAACGCCAAGGACGAAAAAGTGGTAATCAGACTTCCCCATGTCTGGAAAGACGTTTGGGCGGAACTTGCTGAAGCACGAAAAGCTCAAATTGACGAGCAAGACAGAGATGTGGTGAGGGACTTGAGAGCTCTAGTGCGTCAAAGACATGACCAGgagcttgaagatggtgTTATCATTCAAGGTGCGTTTCGGGGACGGGGCGCCAAGCATACTCACGACtctggcgacgatggtggTCAAGATCGATCAAGGCAGAACGCTGCAAATGGGGAGTACTATCAGAAGATTTGGGCGGAGAAGTCGAGCACGCGCAAGTTTCAGATGATGCTG CAATCCCGAATGCAACTCCCCATGTGGAACTTCCGAGAGCAAGTCTTGACTGCTGTCGATGAGAATCAAGTGATAATTGTTTGTGGTGAGACTGGATG CGGAAAGAGTACTCAAGTTCCGTCTTTCTTGCTAGAGCACCAGCTTTCTCAGGGGAAGCCCTGCAAGGTGTACTGCACAGAGCCAAGAAGGATCTCTGCGATCTCTCTCGCTCGTCGTGTCAgtgaagagcttggagaaaACAGAAATGACCTTGGAACCAATAGATCCCTAGTCGGATATTCTATTCGACTCGAGGCTAATACCTCGAGGGAAACAAGGCTGGTGTATGCAACCACTGGTATTGTAATGCGAATGCTTGAGGGCTCCAATGATCTGCAGGAAGTGACGCACCTagtgcttgatgaagttcACGAGCGGTCTATTGACAGCGACTTTCTTCTGATCGTCCTGAAGAAGCTCCTCATAAGACGCAAGGACTTGAAGGTTGTTCTGATGTCTGCTACAGTTGACGCGGATCGTTTCTCCGCTTACCTTGGCGGAGCACCAGTTCTCAATGTCCCTGGAAGAACGTTCCCAGTGCAGGTTAGATACCTTGAGGATGCTGTTGAACTTACTGGATACACGCCTGCGGATTCTGAGCCTGACAAAATGGTTGACTTGGATGATGATCCTGCAGAGAGTGAAGgagaaaacaccaagagTGATATTTCCAAGAGTCTATCAGGATACACTGCAAGAACACGGTCGACACTGGCTCAAATTGATGAGTACCGTATCGAGTTCGATCTTATTCTGCAGTTGATAGCTCAAATTGCGGTTGACGAACATCTGCAGAATTTTAGCAAGGCTATTCTGGTGTTTTTGCCAGGTATTGCTGAGATTCGCACACTGAACGACATGCTGCTAGGAGATCCCAGGTTTGCCAAAGACTGGCTTGTTTATCCTCTCCATTCAACCATCGCTACGGAGGACCAAGAGTCGGCATTCCTTGTCCCGCCATCTGGAATTCGTAAAATCGTTCTTGCCACCAACATCGCCGAAACGGGAATCACCATTCCCGACGTCACTTGTGTCATTGACACTGGCAAGCATCGTGAGATGCGCTTCGATGAGCGACGCCAACTCTCACGCCTGATTGATACCTTCATTTCCCGTGCCAACGCAAAGCAAAGGCGTGGTCGAGCAGGGCGTGTACAAGAAGGGTTATGCTTTCATATGTTCACCAAATTCCGCCATGATCAGTTAATGAGCGACCAGCAGACGCCTGAGATGCTTCGACTTTCTTTGCAagacttggcgatccgaGTCAAGATCTGTAAGATCGGAGGGATCGAGGAAACACTGGGCGATGCTCTTGACCCCCCCTCGGCCAAAAACATCCGTCGGGCGGTTGATGCTCTTGTAGACGTTCGCGCCCTTACTCAGGCTGAAGAACTCACACCACTTGGACACCAGTTAGCCAGGTTGCCTTTAGATGTATTCTTGGGCAAACTCATTCTGTATGGAGTCATCTTCAAATGTTTGGACATGGCTATCACTTCTGCTGCTATCCTATCTTCCAAATCACCGTTCTCGGCGCCGTTTGGACAGCGCACTCAGGCAGATAATGCTCGCATGGCTTTCCGTCGGGGAGATTCCGATCTTCTCACTATTTACAACGCATACCTGGCTTGGAAGCGAGTATGCCAGTCTGctggcggcggcggcggaaAGGAGTTCCAGTTCTGCCGCAAGAACTTTTTGAGTCAGCAAACTCTTGCAAACATCGAAGACCTCAAAGGGCAACTCCTTACCTCTCTCGCCGACTCTGGCTTTCTTTCTCTTACTGAAGACGAAAGAAGAGCCCTTTCCCGAGCTCGGTTTTCCGGAGGCAGGGGACGAAGGCAGCAGCAATTTTATGATATTCCTCGAAGAGTCAACCTCAACAGCGACAACGATGTTGTCTCGGCATCAGTTATCGCCTGGAGCTTTTACCCCAAGATTCTTGTGAGAGACGTACCCGGATCCAAGGGTTTAAGAAACATCGGCACAAATCAGTCCATCAGTCTCCATCCATCGTCTGTCAATCGGGGACGCCACGACCTTCGATGGCTTTCCTATTATCATATTATGCAGTCCAGAGC GGTTTACCACGCCCACGAGGCTACTGCCGTGGAAGCATTCGCCATTGCACTTCTTTGTGGCGATGTACGATGTGAT ATGTACTCCGGAGTCATCGTTCTTGATGGGAACCGCGGTCGCTTTGCTGTGCCAGACTGGAAAACGATGCTAGTCATGAAGGTCCTCCGGACACGTTTACGAGAGCTCTTAACGAGATCTTTCAAGCAGCCAGGCAAGCTTCCTACTGCTCAGCAAGAAAAGTGGCTTGATGTTTGGCAGAGGATCTTCACACAAGATTTTCAGGATAGATCTACCGCGGGCATAATGAGCAAAGGGTGA